Sequence from the Panthera tigris isolate Pti1 chromosome D3, P.tigris_Pti1_mat1.1, whole genome shotgun sequence genome:
CGATGGCTATTTTAACAGCCTTAACTGACGAAATCCAGTGTCCTCTATTTCCTGATTCGAGGAGTCCATTTTCAAGGAGACTGTCAAGGTCAAGAAGAGCTTTCAGGCTTTTCTTTGCCATGGCCCATGAATTCCAGTCCTTCAATGGGGATCTCCTTCTCCTTTATTGCTTTCTGATGGAAGGAAAAACACATGAAACAGATCTATATGAAGCTTGAGGGCCAAACTTTGTAAATACGATGGCACAAAACTAATAAATCAGAttggacaaaaaaacaaaaaccatgattCAAGacctgtactttttattttattttattttttttaatttttttttcaacgtttttaatttatttttgggacagagagagacagagcatgaacgggggaggggcagagagagagggagacacagaatcggaaacaggctccaggctccgagccatcagcccagagcctgacgcggggctccaactcacggaccgcgagatcgtgacctggctgaagtcggacgcttaaccgactgcgccacccaggcgccccaagacctgtACTTTTTAAAACCTGAGTACCATTACGAAGAAATTAAATGTAAGACCAGAGACAGATTGGAAAGGTGGTGTGAGGAATCGTCAAAATTCAAACGTGGAATTTAAACAGTTATCTCCACTCTACTGTGATGGCCACAAACTCAAATCTGCGTTCCAGGACTTATTGGCTATGTGACCTTAAGGAAGCCTCACTTTCCCATCTGTAAACAGGACAAAGATAGCAACTTGGAATTACCCTGTGGACGTTTTAAATTAACTGGGAGTGCTGTGCCCAGTGCTGTGCTTACAATCTAATTCATTGAACTGGAATGAACATTTCCTAGCTGGCTGGCAGTTCAGAAATCAAACAGGCCAATGAAGGAATTAGAACAACAAAATCAGTCCAGAGACTGACGTCTAACAGGCCAGAGATACTTAACACGGCGCTTCCCCCTCCAAAGTAATAGTGGAATAGTGCACTACCGCAAAAATCAGGGAAACGATTCTGGTGAACTTGCACTGATCGCTTCCTGTTTGGCGGCGTAAGTGtttcatgtataaaataagaaCTATGCCCACTTTGCAAGTTTAGGATGAGGACCAAATGAACCAAAGGGTGCTACTGTGCTCCGTAAGATGTAAAGCACtgcaaaaatatttaactttgtcATTCAGAGAGATACCAGGCAGCCTGGTAGTGATGATGGGAAGACAGCTCCTGCCACTGCCCTCACTGCGGCTTTTCTTCACCCTCCCAATTCCAACTCCCGCAAGATACTACGCGTGTGGCCCGGGACACCGCAGAGAGGACGAGAGGGCCCTGGCCAACTGAGCGCTCACCTGAACACACTGCTGGTAGCGCTTGAAGAGGTCGGTGCACGGGTCCCCGGAGCCGTCCCCCTTGAGGAACTTCTCGGCAAACCAGCGATTAAAGCACTGGTCGTACTCGCGCTTCATGTCAGTGCAGGCCTCCCCTACGCTGTTCATGGCGGCGGCAGCAGTGGCGGCGCGCTCTGATGTCGTCACTATTAAGCGCGTCGCTCGACTTTACGTGTGGACGCATTACGGCGGCCGAGGAGAGAAATGTGGGCGCGGGCGGTGTTGCTGGGCCATCGGTCCTGGATGGGCCGGCACCGGGGCTTCACCTCCAAGACGGATCCTCAGGTAAAGGCCGGGGGTGTCTAGGCGGGTGGTGAAGCAGGTCGGGACACGGAGCAGGTCCCACCCATGACCCCCATTCTCCGCCTCATCCGCCCAGGGTAGTGGCCGTGTCACGGCTGAGGTGATCGAGCACCTGGAGCGTCTAGCGCTTGTGGACTTCGGCAGCCAAGAGGCCGTGGCACGACTGGAGAAAGCCATCGCCTTTGCCGACCGGCTCCGCGCCGTGGACACGGACGGGGTGGAGCCCATGGAATCAGTATTGGAGGACAGGTAAACACTCGAGGCCGCGTACCCCGAAGCCTTCCTTGTCTGTTGCGCCTTCGCAGCCATTTGAGGTGGCGATTAGTGTGTCCTTTCACGGAAGGGAAAAAGGCCTTAAGCGAGGTGCAAGAACTTTCCCACGGTCACCCCGCGGGGTAAGTGGTTTCATTCCTTCCCTTGTTCGTTATGGATCCTATCACTCTCGTTTAAAATCCTCCAGGCCTCCCAGTGTAACAAGAACAGTGTTCG
This genomic interval carries:
- the TRIAP1 gene encoding TP53-regulated inhibitor of apoptosis 1; the protein is MNSVGEACTDMKREYDQCFNRWFAEKFLKGDGSGDPCTDLFKRYQQCVQKAIKEKEIPIEGLEFMGHGKEKPESSS
- the GATC gene encoding glutamyl-tRNA(Gln) amidotransferase subunit C, mitochondrial, whose protein sequence is MWARAVLLGHRSWMGRHRGFTSKTDPQGSGRVTAEVIEHLERLALVDFGSQEAVARLEKAIAFADRLRAVDTDGVEPMESVLEDRCLYLRSDNVVEGNCVEELLQNAHRVVEEYFVAPPGNISLPKQDEQQPFSHN